The Coriobacteriia bacterium genome segment GGCTTCAACCGCCGCCCGATCCGCTCCCGGGTCCAGGCGCGCTTCGACGGTGCTGATGGTGTTGCCGACGCCGGTCATGCGCTGCGCCTCGGCAAGGGTGACGTAGACCTCGGGAGCCGAGGGCGAGGAACCGCTGGCGAGCAGCCCCACCACCGAGAAGGGCTCGGTGCCCGAGACGGTGGGGATCTTAAGCGCCGAGCCCACGTGCAGCCCGAGTTTGGTCGCCGTGTCGGTGCCGATGACCACCTGGCCGTAGTCACCGTCGTTGAGCATGCGGCCCGATGCCAGGCCGAACGAGCGAACCTTCTGGGCAGTGCGAGGGTCGACTCCGACGAGCGTGATGACCGAGACGGCGGTCCCGTTGGGCATGCCGACCGACCGGCGCACTGACGGCGACGCCACCGCGATACCGGGGACGTGCGCGACTTGATCCGCGGCGGACGCGTCAAACGTGCCGCCACTGGAGCCGGAGACGGTGAGGTCGACCTGACCCGCGGCGGCGAAAAGCGTCTTGGTGAACACATCGGCTAGCCCGGGCATCATGCCGTTGAGGCCGAAGATCAGCGCGACGCCCAGGGTGATAGCGAGCGTAGTGAGCACCGTCCGCCCGGGGCGGCCCCGAAGATAGCGCCACGCGAGTGTGGCCGAAACCCTCACAGCAAGCCGGCTCTCTCCATCGCGACGCGCGCCGCCTCAGCGCCACCGTCGCGCGGCATGGCGACGTCTTCGACGACCCGACCATCGCGCATGAACACGATGCGATCGGCGTGGGAGGCGATGCGCACGTCGTGGGTGACCATGATGATCGCGCGATTCCACTCCGACGATGCTTGCTTGAGCAGGCCTGCTATCTCATCGCCGGACTTCGAGTCCAGGTTGCCCGTAGGCTCATCGGCGAGGATGAGGTCCGGGTCGGTGACGAGCGCCCGCGCCACGGCGACCCGCTGTTGCTGCCCGCCCGAAAGCTGATCGGGCTTGTTGCGCAGCCGGCCCTCGAGGCCGACCTTCGCAAGCCACTCCTCGGCGCGGCCCCGCGCGATGGGCGCCGCAACGCCATCGAGTGTGAGCGGCAACGCTGCGTTCTC includes the following:
- a CDS encoding ABC transporter ATP-binding protein; amino-acid sequence: MAIVEVSGLTKVYGEGDTAVTALDSVDLSVEAGEFVAVMGPSGCGKSTLLNLVGGLDRPTSGTVRIGGEDIAQMDDTKMTELRRRRLGFVFQFFNLIPVLDAAENAALPLTLDGVAAPIARGRAEEWLAKVGLEGRLRNKPDQLSGGQQQRVAVARALVTDPDLILADEPTGNLDSKSGDEIAGLLKQASSEWNRAIIMVTHDVRIASHADRIVFMRDGRVVEDVAMPRDGGAEAARVAMERAGLL